One segment of Candidatus Aegiribacteria sp. DNA contains the following:
- the dnaK gene encoding molecular chaperone DnaK has product MGKIIGIDLGTTNSCVAVMEGGEPTVIPNAEGARTTPSVVAFNDKGERLVGVVAYRQAVANPENTIFSIKRFMGCKYNEMKSEIERVPYKVIEGKNGDAWVEIMGKKYSPPEISAMILQKMRQTAEDYLGEKVEKAVVTVPAYFNDSQRQATKDAGKIAGLEVERIVNEPTAAALAYGLDKESSNRTIAVYDLGGGTFDISILEIGDGVFEVKSTNGDTHLGGDDFDHAIINWMVAEFKKQQGIDLSNDKMAIQRLKEAAETAKCELSTTQSTNINLPFVTADSAGAKHLDMTLTRSKLEQLVDDLVERTVAPCRTALKDAGIEASAIDDVLLVGGQTRMPLVQRKVTEIFGKEPHKGVNPDEVVAVGAAIQAGVLSGDVKDVLLLDVTPLTLGIETLGGVATPIIDKNTTIPTKKSQIFSTAADSQPQVEIIVLQGERKMAADNRTVGRFVLDGIPPAPRGMPQIEVTFDIDANGILHVSAKDKATGKEQKIKIEASSGLSKDEIESMIHDAEAHADEDAKKKDIIERRNQADAMVFEIEKQMKEYGDKISSDDRSRLDAAVSEMKKALEGEDDDLIKQKSESLQETWKQFGEAFYKQQQAQEQDAGPAGQAGETTGTADAGGDEDNTVDADYEVVDD; this is encoded by the coding sequence ATGGGAAAAATAATAGGAATAGACCTTGGAACCACGAATTCATGCGTGGCCGTTATGGAGGGCGGTGAGCCTACCGTAATACCCAACGCTGAAGGCGCGAGAACTACACCTTCGGTAGTAGCCTTCAATGACAAGGGTGAGAGGCTTGTAGGTGTTGTAGCCTACAGGCAGGCAGTGGCGAATCCCGAGAATACGATATTCTCGATAAAGAGATTCATGGGATGCAAGTACAACGAGATGAAAAGTGAAATTGAAAGGGTTCCCTACAAGGTTATTGAGGGGAAGAACGGCGATGCCTGGGTGGAAATCATGGGCAAGAAGTACTCACCCCCGGAAATATCCGCGATGATACTTCAGAAAATGAGGCAGACAGCCGAGGATTACCTGGGAGAGAAAGTAGAGAAAGCGGTTGTGACCGTTCCCGCGTATTTCAACGACAGTCAGAGGCAGGCCACCAAGGATGCCGGGAAAATAGCCGGTCTTGAAGTGGAAAGAATTGTAAACGAACCCACAGCGGCAGCTCTTGCCTACGGACTTGACAAGGAATCCTCAAACAGGACTATCGCCGTATACGACCTCGGTGGAGGAACCTTTGATATATCAATACTGGAAATTGGTGACGGGGTTTTTGAGGTTAAATCAACCAATGGAGATACTCACCTGGGTGGGGACGATTTCGACCATGCCATCATTAACTGGATGGTTGCCGAATTCAAGAAGCAGCAGGGCATCGATCTGTCCAATGACAAAATGGCCATTCAGAGGCTCAAGGAAGCTGCTGAAACAGCCAAATGCGAGCTTTCAACAACACAGAGCACCAATATCAACCTTCCTTTCGTCACGGCGGATTCAGCCGGGGCGAAGCATCTCGACATGACACTTACAAGATCAAAACTCGAACAGCTGGTTGATGACCTTGTAGAAAGAACAGTGGCTCCCTGTAGAACGGCATTGAAGGATGCCGGTATCGAGGCGTCAGCTATAGACGATGTTCTTCTGGTCGGTGGACAGACCCGGATGCCGCTTGTTCAGAGGAAGGTTACCGAGATATTCGGCAAGGAACCTCACAAAGGAGTCAACCCGGATGAAGTGGTTGCCGTTGGAGCAGCCATCCAGGCAGGTGTACTCTCAGGTGATGTCAAAGATGTCCTTCTTCTGGATGTTACTCCGCTTACACTTGGTATCGAAACCCTCGGCGGAGTGGCGACACCCATTATAGACAAAAACACAACTATACCTACAAAGAAAAGCCAGATATTCAGTACCGCAGCTGACAGCCAGCCCCAGGTGGAGATCATCGTGCTTCAGGGCGAAAGAAAAATGGCGGCAGACAACAGGACTGTTGGAAGATTCGTTCTTGACGGTATTCCACCTGCCCCCAGGGGAATGCCTCAGATAGAAGTAACGTTCGATATCGATGCTAACGGAATTCTTCACGTTTCAGCAAAGGATAAGGCTACCGGGAAGGAACAGAAGATCAAGATAGAAGCCTCCAGCGGACTATCCAAAGATGAAATAGAAAGTATGATTCATGACGCTGAAGCTCATGCAGATGAGGATGCTAAAAAGAAGGATATAATAGAAAGGCGCAATCAGGCCGATGCCATGGTTTTCGAAATCGAGAAACAGATGAAGGAATACGGAGACAAAATATCTTCAGATGACAGATCCAGGCTTGATGCTGCAGTTTCGGAAATGAAGAAGGCACTTGAGGGGGAAGATGACGATCTGATAAAGCAGAAGTCAGAGAGTCTTCAGGAAACCTGGAAGCAGTTCGGGGAAGCCTTCTACAAGCAGCAGCAGGCTCAGGAGCAGGATGCGGGACCAGCCGGACAGGCCGGAGAAACAACCGGAACAGCTGATGCCGGTGGAGATGAAGACAACACTGTTGACGCTGATTACGAAGTTGTTGATGACTGA
- a CDS encoding T9SS type A sorting domain-containing protein translates to MKYSIPLLTALTTIALAETLLVPSQYPSIQNAINAAQDGDTVLVSPDEYEGPINFEGKNIVVSSTAGAGSTLIRTSRNYHCVSIAGGQDSTAVLEGFTVSNQVSDNEVSRDTIGCGGGLYIVNASPTIRNNIITDCVAESQGGGLFLENSSTLMSGCIISNNTAMFSGGVSALSCGKLDHPLRIIDCTITGNQSTDMAGGLSCNSSSSIVIINNYISDNYTYLSGGGILLNYTNALLFGNTISGNDAFDGGGISIRHSEPTIIGNIIVRNTADYGAGIYQLSGLFEHLENNTIANNAASVRGGGLLCKDGSISIVNSILWGNIAPTGSQILMDNADVSVEYCDVEYGEDSVYNFASSTLNWGPGNIDIDPEFETGPFGDYHLPWGTPCVDAGNPASEYNDPEDPFNPGYALWPAMGLIRNDMGAFGGGGVDYWLSVEEEELSPTENGLPLKSFPNPFSSSCTVCYQLDEASQVVLQVFDLSGRLVETLVDKAVPSGMHSEHFDGSGLCPGVYLIRLVAVDVSTSRRCIVLR, encoded by the coding sequence ATGAAGTATTCAATTCCTCTTCTGACTGCATTAACCACAATAGCATTAGCGGAGACCCTTCTCGTTCCCTCTCAGTACCCTTCCATTCAGAATGCCATCAACGCTGCTCAGGACGGCGATACGGTACTTGTGTCCCCCGATGAATACGAAGGACCTATTAACTTTGAGGGGAAGAACATCGTTGTATCAAGTACAGCAGGTGCCGGCAGTACTCTAATCAGAACCTCCCGTAATTACCACTGCGTGTCCATCGCAGGAGGGCAGGACAGCACAGCTGTTCTTGAAGGCTTCACAGTAAGTAACCAGGTCTCGGATAATGAAGTATCTCGCGATACTATCGGCTGTGGTGGAGGCCTTTACATCGTTAATGCATCTCCAACCATTCGGAACAATATCATTACGGACTGCGTTGCTGAAAGTCAGGGAGGGGGATTATTTCTGGAGAACTCATCCACGCTGATGTCAGGCTGTATCATCAGCAATAACACCGCGATGTTCTCCGGTGGAGTATCTGCTCTATCTTGCGGGAAGCTTGATCATCCTTTGCGCATAATCGACTGTACAATTACAGGCAATCAATCTACAGATATGGCTGGCGGACTTTCGTGTAATAGTAGTAGTTCAATAGTAATTATCAACAATTATATCAGCGATAATTACACGTACCTTTCTGGTGGAGGTATACTGCTAAATTACACCAATGCGCTACTTTTTGGAAATACCATTTCCGGAAATGACGCATTCGATGGAGGTGGAATTTCAATAAGACATTCTGAACCGACGATAATCGGAAACATCATTGTTCGGAATACTGCTGATTACGGAGCGGGCATATACCAACTTTCAGGTCTCTTCGAACATTTAGAAAACAATACTATTGCAAACAATGCCGCGTCCGTCAGAGGTGGTGGTCTTTTATGTAAGGACGGTTCCATTTCTATTGTTAATTCCATTTTGTGGGGGAACATCGCTCCAACAGGATCTCAGATACTTATGGATAATGCTGATGTTTCGGTTGAATATTGCGATGTCGAGTACGGAGAAGATTCCGTGTATAACTTTGCAAGTTCCACACTCAACTGGGGCCCGGGCAACATCGATATCGATCCTGAGTTCGAGACGGGGCCTTTTGGTGATTATCACCTTCCATGGGGTACACCCTGTGTTGATGCGGGCAATCCCGCTTCAGAGTACAACGATCCCGAAGATCCTTTCAATCCGGGCTACGCCCTTTGGCCCGCGATGGGACTTATTCGTAACGACATGGGAGCCTTCGGAGGAGGAGGAGTAGACTACTGGCTTTCTGTGGAAGAGGAAGAATTATCACCGACTGAAAATGGGCTTCCGTTAAAATCCTTCCCCAATCCGTTCAGTTCATCATGCACTGTGTGTTATCAGCTTGATGAAGCTTCACAAGTTGTTCTTCAGGTGTTCGATCTATCCGGTCGGCTCGTTGAGACCCTTGTAGATAAGGCTGTTCCCTCAGGCATGCACTCCGAACACTTCGATGGCTCCGGCCTCTGCCCGGGCGTGTACCTGATAAGACTGGTCGCGGTAGATGTTTCAACTTCACGGAGATGCATTGTACTTAGATAG
- the metK gene encoding methionine adenosyltransferase has product MNKMFTSESVSDGHPDKICDQISDAVLDAHLKGDPDAHVACETLVTTNFCLLAGEVKSHTNVDYEKVARDTIRSIGYDIPDLGFHYSENTYKVRIHSQSPDINHGVIDNEGAGDQGLMFGFACSETEFFMPYPIQLAHRLLEQLRESRKSEEISWARPDAKSQVTVKYDGYTPVSIDEILLSVHHAPLAENEEMEADIRKKVIAPVLERCKPSLKWDGKLFFNPSGRFAIGGPHGDTGLTGRKIIVDTYGGTGRHGGGAFSGKDSTKVDRSAAYMARHIAKNIVKAGIADRCEIQIAYAIGKPEPVSVMVETFGTEKVSDVSSIEKVVRDIFPLRPYRIIEYLGLKKPIFSSTSSFGHFGREAGADGSFTWEKTDRAEELASKLL; this is encoded by the coding sequence ATGAATAAAATGTTCACCAGTGAATCCGTATCCGATGGACACCCCGACAAGATCTGTGACCAGATCTCGGATGCTGTTCTTGATGCTCACCTTAAAGGCGATCCTGACGCTCACGTTGCCTGCGAAACCCTTGTAACAACCAATTTCTGTCTTCTGGCAGGAGAAGTGAAAAGCCACACCAATGTTGATTACGAGAAAGTAGCAAGAGACACCATACGATCAATAGGATACGATATTCCGGATCTGGGTTTTCATTACAGCGAGAACACCTATAAAGTAAGAATACACTCACAGTCACCCGATATCAATCACGGTGTTATTGACAACGAAGGAGCGGGAGACCAGGGGCTTATGTTCGGTTTTGCATGCAGCGAGACTGAATTTTTTATGCCCTATCCCATTCAGCTTGCGCACAGGCTCCTTGAGCAGTTAAGAGAATCACGCAAGTCTGAAGAAATCTCATGGGCAAGGCCCGATGCCAAGAGTCAGGTGACTGTGAAATATGATGGTTATACACCTGTTTCCATCGACGAGATTCTCCTTTCCGTTCATCACGCGCCTCTCGCTGAGAACGAAGAAATGGAAGCTGACATACGGAAGAAGGTTATAGCGCCGGTTCTCGAAAGATGCAAACCATCTCTGAAGTGGGACGGCAAGTTGTTTTTCAACCCATCCGGTAGATTTGCGATAGGCGGCCCCCATGGAGATACCGGTCTTACCGGTAGAAAGATCATTGTTGATACCTACGGCGGGACCGGAAGACACGGCGGTGGAGCATTTTCCGGCAAGGATTCAACCAAGGTAGACCGATCTGCAGCCTATATGGCCCGGCACATCGCAAAGAATATTGTAAAGGCGGGAATTGCTGACAGGTGCGAAATCCAGATCGCCTACGCAATAGGAAAGCCAGAACCTGTTTCCGTAATGGTTGAGACCTTCGGAACAGAAAAGGTCAGCGATGTCAGTTCGATTGAAAAGGTTGTAAGGGATATATTCCCTCTTCGTCCCTACAGGATCATTGAGTATTTAGGGCTCAAGAAACCTATCTTCTCAAGCACATCCTCCTTCGGGCATTTTGGAAGAGAAGCCGGAGCGGACGGGTCCTTTACATGGGAAAAGACAGACAGGGCGGAGGAACTGGCCTCAAAGCTTCTTTAG
- a CDS encoding nucleotide exchange factor GrpE, with amino-acid sequence MADPRRSRSKKKEGTSARGKIPISVVEDEMEKNLEEAGNSKADEEVENPELPTDSKPDPIKLQLQDKLLRLQAEFDNYRKRQARDFRKLCTQGKKELIKELLAVLDNYHRAEQLVKEGGHSVEEIADGLMKTSEQLVGILKQEGLSELDIKKGDPFDPNIQEAMIAEEEEGLDQDTVLEVYQKGYRLGEDLLRPARVKVGKPVLKPTAGEQDEGEEGE; translated from the coding sequence ATGGCAGATCCAAGAAGGAGCCGTAGTAAAAAAAAGGAAGGTACTTCCGCAAGAGGAAAAATTCCCATTTCGGTAGTTGAGGACGAGATGGAGAAAAACCTTGAGGAAGCCGGGAATTCTAAGGCTGATGAAGAAGTTGAAAATCCGGAACTTCCAACGGATTCTAAACCTGATCCAATAAAACTGCAGCTTCAGGATAAGCTCCTGAGGCTGCAGGCGGAATTTGACAACTACAGGAAGCGTCAGGCAAGAGATTTTCGAAAACTGTGTACCCAGGGCAAGAAAGAGCTGATAAAAGAGCTTCTTGCTGTGCTGGATAATTACCACAGGGCAGAGCAACTGGTAAAAGAGGGGGGGCACTCCGTAGAAGAGATAGCCGATGGGCTGATGAAAACATCTGAGCAGCTGGTTGGTATTCTGAAACAGGAGGGCCTTAGTGAACTGGATATAAAGAAAGGTGATCCCTTTGACCCCAATATTCAAGAAGCCATGATTGCGGAAGAAGAAGAAGGTCTGGATCAGGATACCGTTCTGGAAGTATATCAAAAAGGATACCGTTTAGGCGAGGATCTTCTCCGTCCCGCGAGAGTAAAGGTTGGAAAACCTGTTTTAAAACCCACTGCCGGGGAGCAGGATGAAGGTGAAGAGGGAGAATAG
- a CDS encoding J domain-containing protein, with amino-acid sequence MNKDLYSILGADEKASQEELKKSYRKLAKKYHPDANPGDKKAEERFKEISEAYDILGSKEKREQYDQMRRGGGDFSWGEAGGQRGNPFGDGGLADILRSMFGGGGGGGGGGFGQRRASRPTVVVSVPFKTAALGGTVRANMEVPSTCPVCMGAGGSGEERCSQCGGSGRIQQGQMVMPCPACGGSGRTFKNKCSKCHGTGEVMSSEVVDLNIPAGSDDGSVLRLATPSRKTVMVKLRVKPDSFFRRDGRNIHCTVKINVPQAVLGTKLKIRTLDGKIVLKIHPGTQPETVLRIPGKGVPYRGTKGDQLVHVEVTVPESVTEEEKVLWEKLSGKKA; translated from the coding sequence GTGAATAAAGACCTCTACTCCATCCTGGGGGCTGACGAGAAAGCATCGCAGGAAGAACTGAAGAAGTCTTACCGCAAGCTGGCCAAGAAGTATCATCCCGATGCGAACCCTGGAGATAAGAAAGCGGAAGAACGTTTCAAGGAAATCTCCGAAGCGTACGATATTCTCGGCAGCAAAGAAAAAAGAGAACAGTACGATCAGATGCGGAGGGGCGGCGGAGACTTTTCGTGGGGTGAAGCCGGCGGTCAGAGAGGAAATCCCTTTGGCGACGGCGGTTTAGCTGACATCCTTCGTTCGATGTTCGGTGGCGGTGGAGGCGGCGGAGGCGGCGGTTTCGGACAGAGGAGAGCCTCAAGACCTACCGTTGTTGTATCTGTCCCGTTTAAAACTGCTGCCCTGGGAGGAACTGTCAGGGCTAATATGGAAGTGCCCTCCACATGTCCTGTATGCATGGGAGCAGGAGGCTCGGGAGAAGAACGCTGCAGCCAGTGCGGTGGTTCAGGCAGAATACAGCAGGGCCAGATGGTAATGCCCTGTCCGGCCTGTGGAGGTTCAGGCAGGACTTTCAAAAATAAATGTTCGAAGTGTCATGGAACCGGCGAAGTCATGTCTTCAGAAGTTGTTGACCTGAACATTCCCGCAGGATCAGATGACGGATCAGTGCTGCGTCTCGCAACACCCTCCAGGAAGACAGTGATGGTAAAACTGAGGGTTAAGCCGGACAGTTTTTTCAGGAGAGACGGCAGGAACATTCACTGTACAGTGAAGATAAATGTTCCCCAGGCAGTTCTGGGCACGAAACTGAAAATACGTACTCTCGACGGCAAAATAGTACTTAAGATTCATCCTGGAACCCAGCCTGAAACGGTTCTGAGAATTCCAGGAAAGGGTGTTCCCTACAGAGGTACAAAGGGAGACCAGCTGGTTCATGTGGAGGTTACAGTACCAGAATCCGTAACGGAAGAGGAAAAGGTTCTCTGGGAGAAACTTTCAGGGAAAAAAGCTTGA
- a CDS encoding YncE family protein, protein MYLDRVNMKHFVLIVIVLLILSCGDNPAEPAGPDYPTPSVLSALFMGGWFPPDTSKGTCNDIQLTWTMCPDSTFWKYTLYRSNTPDIESLPDSAEVIYTSFDASDTAYTDTNTSWDTWFYYAVRTYDQDTLGSWSNEASLYIPSRTSFGGPDSLVELVDVGAGPGGICTVPSGDYVYVSCYFDNSVYVLETFDPAVYTSVPVSGGPIDVCAGSQYAYVSCSSSDEVAVIRTSDNTVESTVSVGDSPSGLCITPDGSRVYVCCYGSDEVWCLDASSLAVLDVITVGDGPWDICTLPSGEYAYLTCRLDGTVSVVRVSDNCVVSTLNTASEPVGICSSISGDYVYVCDYSSGEIVPVRTSDNSIQSSISVGSGPIGIAVVPNGNLAYVSCNISNRVYLVDLTIGLMVSYLPVGVRPNGVCSLPSGEYVYVANSSSGSVSVFGYSSLEYR, encoded by the coding sequence TTGTACTTAGATAGGGTTAACATGAAGCATTTCGTTTTGATAGTGATCGTGTTGCTGATTCTCTCCTGCGGGGACAACCCCGCTGAACCTGCCGGTCCTGATTATCCCACTCCCTCGGTTCTTTCAGCTCTGTTTATGGGGGGCTGGTTTCCGCCCGATACATCCAAAGGCACGTGTAACGATATTCAACTTACATGGACCATGTGTCCGGATAGTACATTCTGGAAGTATACTCTGTACAGGTCAAATACTCCCGATATCGAATCACTTCCCGATTCAGCGGAAGTCATTTACACAAGCTTCGACGCTTCCGATACTGCATACACAGACACAAATACATCGTGGGACACCTGGTTCTACTACGCTGTCAGAACGTACGATCAGGATACTCTTGGTTCCTGGAGCAACGAAGCATCACTATATATACCGTCCCGCACCTCATTCGGAGGGCCGGATTCGCTTGTTGAACTCGTGGATGTCGGTGCCGGCCCGGGAGGTATCTGTACGGTTCCTTCGGGAGATTATGTTTACGTGTCATGCTATTTTGATAACTCCGTTTACGTTCTGGAGACATTCGATCCTGCCGTATATACAAGTGTTCCTGTTAGCGGCGGTCCCATTGATGTATGCGCCGGTTCTCAATACGCGTACGTATCGTGTTCTTCAAGCGACGAAGTTGCTGTGATAAGGACATCCGACAACACTGTGGAATCAACGGTATCGGTTGGTGATTCACCCTCCGGGCTGTGTATCACTCCGGACGGCTCCAGAGTTTACGTCTGCTGCTACGGCAGTGATGAGGTATGGTGCCTTGATGCTTCTTCACTTGCCGTTCTTGATGTAATAACGGTTGGCGACGGACCATGGGACATCTGTACGCTGCCTTCCGGTGAATACGCCTATCTGACCTGCAGGCTTGATGGAACAGTATCGGTTGTACGGGTTTCGGATAACTGCGTTGTTTCAACTCTGAATACCGCTTCGGAACCTGTGGGTATCTGCTCATCAATATCCGGAGATTACGTTTATGTATGTGATTACTCTTCCGGTGAGATTGTACCTGTAAGAACATCTGATAACTCGATACAGTCATCAATCAGTGTCGGCAGCGGTCCTATTGGTATCGCTGTTGTTCCCAACGGCAACCTGGCTTACGTGTCATGCAATATCTCTAACAGGGTCTATCTGGTTGATCTAACCATTGGTTTGATGGTAAGCTACCTTCCGGTCGGGGTAAGACCGAACGGTGTATGTTCACTGCCTTCAGGTGAATATGTATACGTAGCTAACAGCAGTTCCGGCTCGGTAAGCGTGTTCGGGTACAGCAGTCTGGAATATCGGTAA
- a CDS encoding carboxylase gives MSFSIKRILGMDELGPEMTPKGSGKIEFVDVTLRDGQQSLLATRMSTDQVLRLMPLILDTGMRTMEVWGGATLDSAMRYLDEDPFERLSKLADEAGPSGCRLRALSRGQNLFGYDPYPDDIVKDFNREAVRTGVGIMRIFDALNYIPNFSAALEGTRDAGGLFDGAICYTTGEPYDIDHFVGKALELQKLGADMISDKDMAGLKEPSIAWKYYTTLKETLDVPVVSHTHCTPGFGHISAVIAMLAGVDMIDTCFLPLAGGSSHPSIELLTVFAELLGKDTALDISPEKIEPLHDELRKVISEVEQEFSISTHKTTWPGKDTLAPMAEQVLQCLSEGRTRDANGIVHEMEELCGFPPPNEEVEKAQIPGGMYSNFTTQLAKDGKSDCLPAALDAVQSVRKKAGWCPLVTPTSQIVGVKAYLETLGKDINPIQYENLIAGYYGETPFPIDEDYREKICGFRDERRYDPSEFNRQIPLMHGTDLPLAETPHEKLLYYLFPESSGKTFLEKRRQEEWAVIVKERQKKETHLLEEKEKNLKDQAIVNRYAGKMEQLSEELSDALEEAGSEFDTDNLEEIADLAEQAEEEKK, from the coding sequence ATGTCATTTTCCATAAAACGCATTCTGGGTATGGACGAACTCGGTCCTGAAATGACACCAAAGGGATCAGGAAAGATCGAGTTCGTTGATGTTACATTGAGGGATGGCCAGCAGTCACTGCTGGCAACAAGAATGTCAACCGATCAGGTTCTAAGGCTCATGCCCCTGATACTTGATACAGGAATGAGAACCATGGAAGTATGGGGCGGAGCGACGCTGGACAGCGCTATGAGGTATCTGGATGAAGATCCATTTGAGAGACTGAGCAAGTTGGCTGACGAAGCTGGACCGTCCGGCTGCAGGCTGAGAGCCCTTTCCCGCGGGCAGAATCTTTTCGGCTATGACCCCTATCCGGACGATATAGTAAAGGATTTCAACAGAGAAGCCGTTAGAACCGGTGTTGGCATCATGAGAATTTTCGATGCTCTCAATTACATTCCCAATTTCAGCGCGGCGCTTGAGGGCACGAGGGATGCCGGAGGTCTCTTTGACGGGGCAATCTGCTACACCACCGGGGAACCGTACGATATCGATCACTTTGTCGGGAAGGCTCTTGAGCTTCAGAAGCTGGGTGCGGATATGATTTCGGACAAAGATATGGCCGGTCTGAAAGAGCCTTCTATCGCATGGAAATATTATACCACACTAAAGGAGACACTGGATGTGCCTGTCGTAAGCCATACTCACTGTACTCCCGGCTTCGGTCATATTTCAGCTGTCATAGCCATGCTTGCCGGCGTGGATATGATAGATACATGCTTCCTTCCTCTTGCCGGTGGGTCCTCCCATCCTTCGATCGAACTGCTTACTGTTTTCGCTGAACTACTGGGTAAAGATACCGCCCTGGATATCTCCCCTGAAAAGATCGAGCCCCTGCATGATGAATTAAGAAAAGTCATCTCCGAAGTTGAGCAGGAATTCTCCATTTCGACTCACAAAACCACCTGGCCAGGAAAGGATACCCTTGCTCCCATGGCAGAGCAAGTGCTGCAGTGTCTTTCGGAGGGAAGGACCAGGGACGCTAACGGAATCGTTCACGAAATGGAAGAGCTTTGCGGTTTTCCTCCGCCTAACGAGGAAGTAGAGAAGGCGCAGATTCCAGGTGGAATGTACAGCAATTTTACAACTCAGCTTGCGAAAGACGGCAAATCAGACTGTCTTCCCGCAGCCCTTGACGCAGTGCAGTCGGTCCGAAAAAAGGCCGGATGGTGCCCGCTCGTTACACCAACATCTCAAATCGTAGGGGTAAAGGCTTACCTTGAAACTCTGGGAAAAGATATAAACCCTATCCAGTACGAAAATCTCATTGCGGGATACTACGGCGAAACCCCTTTCCCCATTGATGAGGATTACCGTGAGAAGATATGCGGTTTCAGAGATGAGAGAAGGTACGATCCTTCTGAATTCAACAGGCAGATCCCTCTGATGCACGGAACTGACCTTCCCCTTGCCGAAACTCCCCATGAAAAACTGCTCTATTATCTCTTCCCCGAAAGCTCCGGTAAAACCTTCCTGGAGAAAAGGAGGCAGGAGGAATGGGCAGTCATTGTCAAAGAAAGACAGAAAAAAGAAACGCATCTTCTGGAAGAAAAAGAGAAGAACCTGAAAGACCAGGCAATTGTGAACAGATACGCTGGAAAGATGGAACAGCTGTCAGAAGAGCTATCCGATGCTCTCGAGGAAGCAGGAAGCGAATTTGACACTGATAACCTTGAAGAAATAGCCGATCTTGCCGAACAGGCCGAGGAGGAGAAAAAATAG